The Eubacterium sp. MSJ-33 genomic sequence ACGAATCGTCTTCACTTTATACCTGCCAATCTCATCCAACGGGTTATCACGCAGACTCTGAATCATCGCCTGAATCTTCTCTGCTCCGGATTTGCCTTCTAATGTCATTGTCTCAATATTCTCACGGTAATATCCATACTTTTCAAACAGAACCTTCATCTGATCCCAAAGTGTCATACCCTTGTTTTTGTAATAAGCTGCCGCTTCCGCAAGCAGCATAACCGTTCCTACCGCATCCTTATCCCGCGCATAGGTTCCAGGCAGACAGCCATAGCTTTCCTCAAGCCCAAATACATAGGTGTGTGCCCCCGTCTGTTCATAATCACGGATTTTCCCCGCGATATACTTAAATCCAATCAGGTTATTATCATCACAGAACACGCCATATTCCTTACAGATATTCCGGATCATTGAAGTTATAACAACCGTCGACGTCACTGCCGCATTCTCCGGCAATGTTCCCTTCTCCTGTAACTGACTGAGTACATACTCACAAAGCAATGCACCAGACATATTTCCTGTGAATTCTTTGTATTCTCCTGACTCCGAATCAAGTGCATAGATTCCCAGACGATCGCCATCCGGATCCGTTGCCATCACAAGTTCCGCGCCAACCTTCTTCGCCAATGCAAGACCAAGTGCAAACGCTTCCTTCGCTTCGGGATTCGGAGCCTTCACTGTTGGAAAATTGCCATCCGCCTTCTCCTGTTCCGGAACCACATAGACATTCTTAAATCCAAGCTCTGACAACACACGCGTCACAGGAACAAGCCCTGTACCATGCAGCGGTGTATATACAATCTTCAGATCACTCGCTTTATCAATCAGATCCTGTCTCATAACAAGCTTATGAAGTTCTGCAATATATGCATCATCAACTTCCTTATCAATCAGATGCAGCAAGCCTTTCGCTATGGCATCCTCTTTCGACATCTTCTTCACTTCTGACAGATCCGCAATCGCATTTACTTTTGCAATGATCTCCTTATCAACCGGAGATACGATCTGCGCGCCATCCTCCCAATACACTTTGTATCCATTATACTTCGCCGGGTTATGACTTGCTGTTATATTAATGCCTGAAATACATTTCAAATACCGAACCGCATACGAAA encodes the following:
- a CDS encoding phospho-sugar mutase, with translation MDKTIQNLYDRWLDSPVIDDATKAELHAIAGDEAEIEDRFYRSLEFGTGGLRGVIGAGTNRMNIYTVTMVTQGLANYICEKGFADRGVVISYDSRNMSPEFAMATALCLCANGIPAYLFTSLRPTPELSYAVRYLKCISGINITASHNPAKYNGYKVYWEDGAQIVSPVDKEIIAKVNAIADLSEVKKMSKEDAIAKGLLHLIDKEVDDAYIAELHKLVMRQDLIDKASDLKIVYTPLHGTGLVPVTRVLSELGFKNVYVVPEQEKADGNFPTVKAPNPEAKEAFALGLALAKKVGAELVMATDPDGDRLGIYALDSESGEYKEFTGNMSGALLCEYVLSQLQEKGTLPENAAVTSTVVITSMIRNICKEYGVFCDDNNLIGFKYIAGKIRDYEQTGAHTYVFGLEESYGCLPGTYARDKDAVGTVMLLAEAAAYYKNKGMTLWDQMKVLFEKYGYYRENIETMTLEGKSGAEKIQAMIQSLRDNPLDEIGRYKVKTIRDYKLNTVWNTETGEQLAGDLPKSNMIYYELEDDTWFLVRPSGTEPKIKFYLGVKGTSVEDSIEKTKALGATIKAMFA